One segment of Alistipes finegoldii DSM 17242 DNA contains the following:
- a CDS encoding translation initiation factor, whose protein sequence is MADNDWKARLGMVYSTNPDFNYETTETPEAETLPPARQELRVWLDRKQRAGKVVTLVKGFVGRDADLQELARLLKTKCGVGGAAKEGEIIIQGDHRDRVVEILTKSGYRCKKAGS, encoded by the coding sequence ATGGCGGACAACGATTGGAAAGCGAGGCTCGGAATGGTCTATTCGACCAATCCCGACTTCAACTATGAAACGACCGAAACACCGGAGGCGGAGACGCTTCCCCCGGCGCGGCAGGAGCTGCGCGTGTGGCTCGACCGCAAGCAGCGCGCGGGCAAGGTGGTGACGCTGGTCAAAGGCTTCGTGGGGCGGGATGCGGATTTGCAGGAACTGGCGCGTCTGCTGAAAACCAAATGCGGCGTCGGCGGCGCGGCCAAGGAGGGGGAGATCATCATTCAGGGCGACCATCGCGACCGTGTGGTCGAGATACTCACCAAGAGCGGCTACCGCTGCAAAAAAGCCGGTTCGTAG
- a CDS encoding DUF4435 domain-containing protein — translation MAKKFGDKLRRFNPFTRPATLEELPKPLPANPDQRLVKVYVEGYEDVAFWRGIFDHFQNPYLRFEISVPNRADLPKGKKVLMGMIPRSSEELILCVDSDFDFLFADRTEQSREVNAARYMFHTYAYATENFLCYAPSLHNVCVKATKNDTRIFDFVHFMHEYSCTIYPLFLWYAYSAQLATENVFPLIDFKSAVRIGYLDLENNGEKTLAWLQKNVAKREEMLRRRNPKMIDPMLEFEQQLKSRGLTPENAYLFMHGHTLMDNVVMILLNSVCEKLRQMSIAKITASKKQGVALKNEMSNYTNSLRSIRDVLLDNENYTKCPLYKRLQRDIEKYIARTIWNMKRSGEIRDDSTWTILRNMRQG, via the coding sequence ATGGCTAAAAAGTTCGGCGACAAACTGCGCAGATTCAATCCCTTCACGCGCCCGGCGACTCTCGAAGAGCTGCCCAAACCGCTGCCGGCCAATCCCGACCAGCGGCTGGTGAAGGTCTACGTAGAAGGCTACGAAGACGTGGCCTTCTGGCGCGGCATCTTCGACCACTTCCAGAACCCCTACCTGCGCTTCGAAATCTCGGTGCCCAACCGCGCCGACCTTCCCAAGGGGAAGAAGGTGCTGATGGGGATGATCCCCCGCTCGTCGGAGGAGCTGATCCTGTGCGTCGATTCGGACTTCGACTTCCTGTTCGCCGACCGCACGGAGCAGTCGCGCGAGGTGAACGCCGCCCGCTACATGTTCCACACCTACGCCTACGCCACCGAGAACTTCCTCTGCTACGCCCCCTCGCTGCACAACGTATGCGTCAAGGCGACCAAGAACGACACGCGCATCTTCGATTTCGTGCATTTCATGCACGAATACTCCTGCACGATCTACCCGCTTTTCCTCTGGTACGCCTACTCGGCGCAGCTGGCCACGGAGAACGTATTCCCGCTGATCGACTTCAAGTCGGCGGTGCGCATCGGCTATCTCGACCTCGAAAACAACGGCGAGAAAACGCTGGCGTGGCTGCAGAAAAACGTCGCCAAACGCGAGGAGATGCTGCGCAGGCGCAACCCGAAGATGATCGACCCAATGCTCGAATTCGAACAGCAGCTCAAGAGCCGGGGCCTGACGCCCGAAAACGCTTACCTGTTCATGCACGGCCACACGCTGATGGACAACGTGGTGATGATCCTGCTCAACTCCGTATGCGAGAAACTGCGGCAGATGTCGATCGCCAAGATCACCGCGTCGAAAAAGCAGGGCGTGGCACTCAAGAACGAGATGTCGAACTACACCAATTCGCTGCGGTCGATCCGCGACGTGCTGCTCGACAACGAGAACTACACCAAATGTCCGCTTTACAAGCGGCTCCAGCGCGACATCGAGAAATACATTGCCCGCACGATCTGGAACATGAAGCGCAGCGGCGAAATCCGCGACGACTCGACATGGACCATCCTGCGCAACATGCGGCAGGGATAG